The proteins below are encoded in one region of Fundidesulfovibrio soli:
- a CDS encoding DHA2 family efflux MFS transporter permease subunit, with product MSHIPEEKNIFAARPWACLAVSATGTFMATLDGGIVNVGLPTIAHGFGAELPFAQWVITVYLLVIACLLPAFGRLGDMRGRRSLYGAGFFLFTLASAVCGLAPGIWWLIGGRALQGVGAAMLMANGPAIVVQSFPGPERGRALGMIGMVVSLGSLAGPSLGGLLVGAFGWPSIFYVTVPVGILGMVLSSRVLPDDRRPAAQSFDYLGAVFYAVGVVFLLVAITHGGRWGWASPGTLACAGTAALGIWLFLRRQARVEHPLVDLALFRIRALLVGNIASLLAFMAMLTNAVMLPFFLVRVCGFSSQKAGLIMAAMPLAMTFVAPVSGLLSEKTSHALLTGLGMALTAAGLYSHTLLEPDSGLLRCVAGQAVLGVGMGLFLSPNNNAVLGSAPREKSGVAGSVMALVRNLGMVSGIALATAVYEAFHTRALAAGQSETAAFVAGFDASLACAAALALAAALLGATRPANQARKPTG from the coding sequence ATGTCCCACATTCCCGAAGAAAAAAACATATTCGCCGCCCGCCCCTGGGCCTGTCTCGCGGTCTCGGCCACGGGCACCTTCATGGCCACCCTGGACGGCGGCATCGTCAACGTGGGCCTGCCCACCATCGCGCACGGCTTCGGGGCGGAGCTGCCCTTCGCCCAGTGGGTCATCACCGTGTACCTGCTGGTCATCGCCTGCCTGCTGCCCGCGTTCGGCCGCCTGGGGGACATGCGCGGCAGGCGTTCGCTCTACGGCGCCGGTTTCTTCCTGTTCACCCTGGCCTCCGCGGTGTGCGGCCTGGCCCCGGGCATCTGGTGGCTCATCGGCGGCCGGGCGCTGCAGGGCGTGGGCGCGGCCATGCTCATGGCCAACGGCCCGGCCATCGTGGTGCAGAGCTTCCCCGGCCCGGAGCGCGGGCGCGCCCTGGGCATGATCGGCATGGTGGTCTCCCTGGGCTCGCTGGCGGGGCCGTCCCTGGGCGGGCTCCTCGTGGGCGCGTTCGGCTGGCCCTCCATCTTCTACGTCACCGTGCCCGTGGGCATCCTGGGCATGGTCCTCTCCTCCCGGGTGCTGCCCGACGACAGGCGCCCGGCGGCCCAGAGCTTCGATTACCTGGGGGCCGTCTTCTACGCAGTGGGCGTGGTCTTCCTGCTGGTGGCCATCACCCACGGCGGACGCTGGGGCTGGGCCTCGCCCGGCACGTTGGCCTGCGCCGGGACCGCCGCGCTGGGGATCTGGCTGTTCCTGCGCCGCCAGGCCCGCGTGGAGCACCCCCTGGTGGACCTCGCGCTCTTCCGCATCCGGGCGCTGCTGGTGGGCAACATCGCCTCCCTGTTGGCTTTCATGGCCATGCTGACCAACGCCGTGATGCTGCCCTTCTTCCTGGTGCGCGTGTGCGGCTTCAGCTCCCAGAAGGCGGGGCTGATCATGGCCGCCATGCCCCTGGCCATGACCTTCGTGGCCCCGGTGAGCGGGCTGCTCTCCGAGAAGACGAGCCACGCCCTGCTCACGGGCCTGGGCATGGCCCTCACGGCGGCCGGGCTCTATTCCCACACCCTGCTGGAGCCGGACTCCGGCCTGCTGCGCTGCGTGGCGGGCCAGGCCGTCCTGGGCGTGGGCATGGGGCTGTTCCTCTCGCCCAACAACAACGCCGTGCTGGGCAGCGCCCCCCGGGAGAAGAGCGGCGTGGCCGGGTCCGTCATGGCCCTGGTGCGCAACCTGGGCATGGTCAGCGGCATAGCGCTGGCCACGGCCGTGTACGAGGCCTTCCACACCCGGGCGCTGGCTGCCGGGCAGTCTGAGACAGCCGCCTTCGTCGCCGGATTCGACGCCTCCCTGGCCTGCGCGGCCGCCCTGGCCCTGGCCGCCGCCCTGCTCGGAGCCACGCGCCCGGCGAACCAGGCCCGCAAGCCTACAGGTTAG
- a CDS encoding efflux RND transporter periplasmic adaptor subunit, whose protein sequence is MKSRSGLRALWLVVLCSLVLAGCSEDEKKRSQARPPAPVSVAVAESGTVPVRITAVGNVEPVRSVAVRTQVGGQILEQRVRDGQEVAAGEVLFVLDGRPFKAALLQAQGKLERDQALLKRAEDDLARYTGLKQKDVVSQQQFDQAQSDAKSLRGSIKLSEAEIEQAKLQLEYSVIKAPFAGRVGTVQVNMGNVIKANDDRSLLTLVQIQPIYVSFSVPEQYLSEVATRMGKTPLEVTATLAGDDANPERGVLASVDNAVDRTTGTIRLKGLFQNESKRLWPGQFAKVALNLSNREGVVSVPSPAVQQGLQGSFVYVVTPQNKAEFRLVETGGSIEGRTIVSKGLSGGETVVTDGHVRLAPGSTVEVKNPSPDGKAPDGKAPDAKAKGGAQGGALGAEGKAQ, encoded by the coding sequence ATGAAGAGTCGTTCCGGCCTGCGGGCCTTGTGGCTGGTGGTCCTGTGCTCCCTGGTGCTTGCGGGCTGCTCCGAAGACGAGAAGAAGCGCAGCCAAGCCCGGCCTCCGGCGCCCGTCTCCGTGGCGGTGGCCGAGTCGGGCACGGTGCCGGTGCGCATCACCGCCGTGGGCAACGTGGAGCCGGTGCGCAGCGTGGCCGTGCGCACCCAGGTGGGCGGCCAGATCTTGGAGCAGCGCGTGCGCGACGGCCAGGAGGTCGCGGCGGGCGAGGTGCTCTTCGTGCTGGACGGCAGGCCCTTCAAGGCCGCGCTGCTCCAGGCCCAGGGCAAGCTGGAGCGCGACCAGGCCCTGCTCAAGCGCGCCGAGGACGACCTGGCCCGCTACACCGGCCTCAAGCAGAAGGACGTGGTCAGCCAGCAGCAGTTCGACCAGGCCCAGTCCGACGCCAAGAGCCTGCGCGGTTCCATCAAGCTCTCCGAGGCCGAAATCGAGCAGGCCAAGCTCCAACTGGAGTATTCGGTCATCAAGGCCCCGTTCGCCGGTCGCGTGGGCACGGTGCAGGTCAACATGGGCAACGTCATCAAGGCCAACGACGACCGCAGCCTGCTCACCCTGGTGCAGATTCAGCCCATCTACGTCAGCTTCTCCGTTCCCGAGCAGTATCTCTCCGAGGTGGCCACCCGCATGGGCAAGACCCCGCTCGAAGTGACCGCGACCCTGGCCGGCGACGACGCCAACCCGGAGCGCGGCGTGCTGGCCTCGGTGGACAACGCCGTGGACCGCACCACGGGCACCATCAGGCTCAAGGGCCTGTTCCAGAACGAATCCAAGCGGCTCTGGCCCGGCCAGTTCGCCAAGGTGGCGCTCAACCTGTCCAACCGCGAGGGTGTGGTCAGCGTGCCGTCGCCCGCGGTGCAGCAGGGCCTGCAGGGCAGCTTCGTCTACGTGGTGACGCCGCAGAACAAGGCCGAGTTCCGCCTGGTGGAGACCGGCGGGAGCATCGAGGGCCGCACCATCGTCAGCAAGGGCCTCTCCGGCGGGGAGACCGTGGTAACGGACGGGCATGTGCGCCTGGCCCCGGGCTCCACGGTGGAGGTCAAGAATCCGTCGCCGGACGGAAAGGCTCCGGACGGAAAGGCTCCGGACGCCAAGGCCAAGGGCGGCGCCCAGGGCGGGGCCCTGGGTGCAGAAGGAAAGGCCCAATGA
- a CDS encoding efflux RND transporter permease subunit, with product MSLSSGFIRRPVMTTLVMAAMLIFGVMGYLNLPVSDLPNVDFPTIQVTASFPGASPETMAASVATPLEKQFSTIAGLDSMSSSSTLGITKITLQFDLNRNIDAAAQDVNSAIALAVKDTPSEMTTPPTYRKVNPADQPVLYLAITSPTMRLSDLNEYAETLLAQRISMVSGVSQVVVYGSQKYAVRIQLDPDALASREIGVDEVAEAVRKANANLPTGTISGPSREFTVQASGQLLRAEFYGPIIVAYRNGSPVRLNEIGRAMDSVENDRRRNFYNGEPGFVLAVMRQPGTNTVAVVDAVKKLLPGFKVQLPEAVNMEIMIDRSVSIKDSVEDVKFTLLLTVGLVVAVIFLFLRNVSATLIPSLALPLSLMGTFALMYQFGFSLNNISLMALTLSVGFVVDDAIVMLENVVRHMEMGKPPLQAAYDGAKEVSFTILSMTISLTAVFIPVLFMGGVVGRLFKEFAVTICVAILFSGFVSLSLTPMLCSKWLKPHHERKPGRISAAIEAAFEGLLRLYDRTLTWVIAHRRLTMAFSLSLLVVTGWLFSAIPKGFLPSEDIGQIMMMTEAEQGISFTAMLEKQKRIMDIVGRDENIEGFMSVVGAGGPVATLNSGRMFIKLKPRHERPLSADQIIQKLRPQLSKVPGIMAFLQNPPSIRLGGNFTKGLYQYTLQNPDTQDLFKYAAELEEKLKEVGMLQDVNSDLQLKNPQILLEIDRDKTSALGISVQQIEDALYTSYGTRQISTIYAPNSSYQVIMEVLPGFQSDPSLMSRLYVRSPVNMKLVPLDVLVKRKLGVGPLSVNHSGQLPSVTISFNLAPGVSLSQAVEEVGKVSRRVLPASFTTKFEGTAQAFQSSMTGLSVLVILSIVVIYIVLGILYESFIHPLTILSGLPSAGVGALATLMAFGMNLDIYGFVGIIMLIGIVKKNAIMMIDFALEAQREQNLNPAQAIYQGCLVRFRPIMMTTMAALMGTLPIALGFGAGAEARRPLGLAVVGGLMVSQLLTLYFTPVYYIYLDRFQAWLSRGGRKESGAAGQAAEQH from the coding sequence ATGAGCCTCTCCTCCGGTTTCATCCGCCGCCCGGTCATGACCACGCTGGTCATGGCCGCCATGCTCATCTTCGGCGTCATGGGCTACCTGAACCTGCCCGTCTCCGACCTGCCCAACGTGGACTTCCCCACCATCCAGGTCACGGCCAGCTTCCCCGGGGCCTCCCCCGAAACCATGGCCGCATCGGTGGCCACCCCGTTGGAGAAGCAGTTCTCCACCATCGCGGGGCTCGACTCCATGAGCTCCAGCTCAACCCTGGGCATCACCAAGATAACCCTGCAGTTCGACCTGAACCGCAACATCGACGCCGCCGCGCAGGACGTCAACTCCGCCATCGCCCTGGCCGTCAAGGACACCCCGTCGGAGATGACCACGCCGCCCACCTACCGCAAGGTGAACCCGGCGGACCAGCCCGTGCTCTACCTGGCCATCACCTCGCCCACCATGCGCCTCTCGGACCTCAACGAATACGCCGAGACGCTCCTGGCCCAGCGCATCTCCATGGTGTCGGGCGTCTCCCAGGTTGTGGTCTACGGCTCCCAGAAGTACGCGGTGCGCATCCAGCTGGACCCCGACGCCCTGGCCAGCCGCGAGATCGGCGTGGACGAGGTGGCCGAGGCCGTGCGCAAGGCCAACGCCAACCTGCCCACGGGCACCATTTCAGGCCCCAGCAGGGAGTTCACCGTGCAGGCCTCGGGGCAGCTCCTGCGCGCGGAGTTCTACGGGCCCATCATCGTGGCCTACCGCAACGGCTCCCCCGTGCGCTTGAACGAGATCGGGCGCGCCATGGACTCCGTGGAGAACGACCGCCGCCGCAACTTCTACAACGGCGAGCCCGGCTTCGTGCTGGCCGTCATGCGCCAGCCCGGCACCAACACCGTGGCCGTGGTGGACGCCGTGAAGAAGCTGCTGCCCGGCTTCAAGGTGCAGCTGCCCGAAGCCGTGAACATGGAGATCATGATCGACCGCTCCGTCTCCATCAAGGACTCGGTGGAGGACGTCAAATTCACCCTGCTGCTCACCGTGGGCCTGGTTGTGGCGGTGATCTTCCTGTTCCTGCGCAACGTCTCGGCCACGCTGATCCCCTCGCTGGCCCTGCCGCTCTCGCTCATGGGCACCTTCGCGCTCATGTACCAGTTCGGGTTCAGCCTGAACAACATCTCGCTCATGGCGCTCACGCTCTCGGTGGGCTTCGTGGTGGACGACGCCATCGTCATGCTGGAGAACGTGGTGCGCCACATGGAGATGGGCAAGCCGCCGCTCCAGGCCGCCTACGACGGCGCCAAGGAGGTGAGCTTCACCATCCTCTCCATGACCATCTCGCTCACGGCGGTGTTCATCCCCGTGCTCTTCATGGGCGGCGTGGTGGGCAGGCTCTTCAAAGAGTTCGCGGTCACCATCTGCGTGGCCATCCTGTTCTCGGGCTTTGTCTCCCTGTCGCTGACGCCCATGCTCTGCTCCAAGTGGCTCAAGCCCCACCACGAAAGGAAGCCCGGGCGGATTTCCGCCGCCATCGAGGCCGCGTTCGAGGGCCTGCTGCGCCTCTACGACCGCACCCTGACCTGGGTCATCGCGCACCGCAGGCTGACCATGGCATTCTCGCTCTCCCTGCTGGTGGTCACGGGCTGGCTGTTCTCGGCCATCCCCAAGGGCTTCCTGCCCAGCGAGGACATCGGCCAGATCATGATGATGACCGAGGCCGAGCAGGGCATCAGCTTCACGGCCATGCTGGAGAAGCAGAAACGGATCATGGACATCGTGGGGCGCGACGAGAACATCGAGGGATTCATGTCCGTGGTGGGCGCGGGCGGCCCGGTGGCCACGCTCAACTCCGGGCGCATGTTCATCAAGCTCAAACCCCGCCACGAGCGCCCGCTCTCAGCCGACCAGATCATCCAGAAGCTCAGGCCCCAGCTGTCCAAGGTGCCCGGGATCATGGCCTTCTTGCAGAACCCGCCCTCCATCCGCCTGGGCGGAAACTTCACCAAGGGCCTCTACCAGTACACCCTGCAGAACCCCGACACGCAGGACCTGTTCAAGTACGCCGCAGAACTGGAGGAGAAGCTCAAGGAAGTCGGCATGCTCCAGGACGTCAACTCCGACCTGCAGCTCAAGAACCCCCAGATCCTCCTGGAGATCGACCGCGACAAGACCTCGGCCCTGGGCATAAGCGTGCAGCAGATCGAGGACGCGCTCTACACGTCCTACGGCACGCGGCAGATCTCCACCATCTACGCGCCCAACAGCTCCTACCAGGTCATCATGGAGGTTCTGCCCGGGTTCCAGAGCGACCCCTCGCTCATGTCCCGGCTGTATGTGCGCTCCCCGGTGAACATGAAGCTCGTGCCCCTGGACGTGCTGGTGAAGCGCAAACTGGGCGTGGGCCCGCTCTCGGTGAACCACTCCGGCCAGCTGCCCTCGGTGACCATCTCCTTCAACCTGGCCCCGGGCGTTTCGCTCTCGCAGGCGGTGGAGGAGGTGGGCAAGGTCTCGCGCCGGGTGCTGCCCGCGTCCTTCACCACCAAGTTCGAGGGCACGGCCCAGGCCTTCCAGTCCTCCATGACCGGGCTTTCGGTGCTGGTGATCCTCTCCATCGTGGTCATCTACATCGTGCTGGGCATCCTCTACGAGTCCTTCATCCACCCGCTGACCATCCTCTCGGGCCTGCCCTCGGCGGGCGTGGGCGCGCTGGCCACGCTGATGGCCTTCGGCATGAACCTGGACATCTACGGATTCGTGGGCATCATCATGCTCATAGGCATCGTGAAGAAGAACGCCATCATGATGATCGACTTCGCCCTGGAGGCCCAGCGCGAGCAGAACCTGAACCCGGCCCAGGCCATCTACCAGGGCTGCCTGGTGCGCTTCAGGCCCATCATGATGACCACCATGGCAGCGCTCATGGGCACGCTGCCCATCGCCCTGGGCTTCGGCGCGGGCGCGGAGGCGCGCAGGCCGTTGGGCCTGGCCGTGGTGGGCGGGCTCATGGTTTCGCAGCTGCTCACGCTCTATTTCACGCCGGTCTATTACATCTACCTGGACCGCTTCCAGGCCTGGCTGTCCAGGGGCGGGCGCAAGGAAAGCGGCGCGGCGGGTCAGGCCGCGGAGCAGCACTAA
- the hgcA gene encoding mercury methylation corrinoid protein HgcA, producing MSCSAIGRELSAPPGSDAQSCGPGACGAGPTSTDGAGQGELPGYRRWHFVSSFLETPVGPVPVVKTSLERPDRVGAALVRLGVGRGRYRVAPGLYAVGAPGPESPVLVTANYKLTFDSLRKELAGLNAWILVLDTAGVNVWCAAGKKTFGTMELARRVAACGLTEVVSHRRLVVPQLGAPGVAAHEVKRLCGFRVVFGPVRAADIPAFLEAGMKATPAMRRVEFPALDRVAVGLVEFANERRTMLWVALALLALAGIGQGVFSLQRAWLGLWTGFAAYMLGFAGGNVLCPLALPWLPGRSFALKGAVAGLAAGAGVWAFAPNALAGLGLWLGAAVAASWYGMNFTGSSTYTSPTGVEKEMRAAIPLQGVGLAVALALWRLGVGGV from the coding sequence ATATCGTGCTCGGCTATTGGTCGGGAATTGTCCGCGCCGCCCGGGAGCGACGCCCAGTCCTGCGGTCCCGGGGCATGCGGCGCCGGGCCAACCTCGACGGACGGCGCGGGGCAGGGCGAGCTGCCGGGCTACCGTCGCTGGCATTTCGTCTCCAGCTTCCTGGAGACGCCCGTCGGGCCTGTTCCCGTGGTCAAGACCAGCCTTGAGCGGCCGGACCGCGTGGGCGCGGCCCTGGTGCGCCTGGGCGTGGGGCGCGGGCGCTACCGCGTGGCCCCCGGGCTTTACGCCGTGGGCGCGCCGGGGCCGGAGAGCCCCGTGCTGGTCACCGCCAACTACAAGCTGACTTTCGACTCCCTGCGCAAGGAGCTTGCGGGCCTGAACGCCTGGATCCTCGTGCTGGACACTGCCGGCGTGAACGTCTGGTGCGCGGCGGGCAAGAAGACCTTCGGCACCATGGAGCTGGCACGGCGCGTGGCCGCCTGCGGGTTGACGGAGGTGGTCTCCCACCGCAGGCTGGTGGTGCCCCAGCTGGGCGCGCCCGGCGTGGCCGCGCACGAGGTCAAGCGGCTGTGCGGCTTCCGGGTGGTGTTCGGCCCGGTGCGCGCGGCGGACATCCCCGCTTTCCTGGAGGCCGGTATGAAGGCCACCCCGGCCATGCGCCGCGTGGAGTTCCCCGCCCTGGACCGGGTGGCGGTGGGCCTGGTGGAGTTCGCCAACGAGCGGCGCACCATGCTCTGGGTCGCCCTGGCGCTGCTCGCGCTGGCGGGGATCGGGCAGGGGGTTTTCTCGCTCCAGCGGGCCTGGCTCGGGCTCTGGACCGGCTTCGCGGCCTACATGCTGGGCTTCGCGGGGGGCAACGTGCTCTGCCCACTGGCCCTGCCCTGGCTGCCGGGGCGCTCCTTCGCCCTCAAGGGGGCCGTTGCGGGGCTCGCGGCGGGCGCGGGCGTGTGGGCCTTCGCGCCCAACGCGCTGGCGGGCCTGGGCCTCTGGCTGGGGGCGGCGGTGGCGGCCTCCTGGTACGGCATGAATTTCACCGGATCGAGCACCTACACCTCGCCCACGGGCGTGGAGAAGGAGATGCGCGCCGCCATACCCCTTCAGGGTGTGGGCCTTGCAGTGGCATTGGCCCTGTGGCGGCTGGGCGTGGGAGGAGTCTGA
- the hgcB gene encoding mercury methylation ferredoxin HgcB, which yields MGGRFRYIPGVVTLRMDPHRCSGCGVCAQVCPHGVFVVEGGTASIADRDACMECGACALNCASGAIEVEQGVGCARAIINGWITGGPPSCDCGGDGSSTCC from the coding sequence ATGGGCGGACGCTTCAGGTACATCCCCGGGGTGGTGACCCTGCGCATGGACCCGCACCGCTGCAGCGGCTGCGGCGTGTGCGCCCAGGTCTGCCCGCACGGGGTCTTCGTGGTGGAGGGCGGAACCGCGAGCATCGCGGACCGGGACGCCTGCATGGAGTGCGGAGCCTGCGCGCTCAACTGCGCCTCCGGGGCCATCGAGGTGGAGCAGGGCGTGGGCTGCGCCCGGGCCATCATCAACGGCTGGATCACCGGCGGGCCGCCCTCCTGCGACTGCGGCGGGGACGGAAGCTCCACCTGCTGCTGA